The genomic stretch TACCGAACAACTACTTATTCAATATTTCTATGAGGGATTGTTACCAATGGATAGAAACATTCTTGATGttgctagtggtggagcacttgtcgATAAAACTCTAGTTACTGCTAAAGCCctgattgagaacatgtcactcaACTCCCAACAATTCACAACCATAAATAATTCTATGGTCCAAACAAAAGGTGTGAATGACATTCCAGTTTCCTCTTCCAACAAGGCTTTAGAAACCAGAATTGAAGAGCTTACTTCTTTAGTGAAACAAATGGCAGTGAGTAAACCTCAAACAGCAAAGTTGTATGGTATTTGTACTTCTACTGAACATCCTACTGACACATGTCCTATTCTTCAAGATGATTCAGTCACTCAGTTGCCTCAAGCATATGCAACTAACTTTTTCAACCAAAGCAACAATCAGAGAGGGTACAACATTCCTGACTTATCCACCAACAAATAtcatcccaattggaggaaccatccaaACATTGGATATGGAAACCAGCAGCCCACCCAACAACAATTAGTCATACCCCTGCCAAAACCACAGACCACTCCCCAAGTCTCCACCTATGCACCTTCCGGACCTTCATTGGAggatcttgtcaaacaaatggtTGTTAACAATCTCCAATTTCAGCAACGAACAGATTCcagtattcagactttgcagaCACAGATTGGACAGCCTGCCACTTCGAtgaatgccatgcagcaagcCCAAGGATCAAACTAACTTCCTTCCAAAATAGTTTTGAATCCAAAAGGccctaatgctaatgtgagtgcaatttccttgagatccgaGAAGGTAACAGAACCagcccaaaaaaaaaaaaatcttgaGGTAACACCTAAACCTTCTTCCGTTGTGATAGAAATTGAACCCTCTGTTGTGGTAGAaactaaaaaagaaaaagagaaggagtatgtgccaccagtTCCCTTCCCACATAGAATACTGAAAAATAAAAGGACTGGTGATGGAGacaaggagagagagattttagATGTGTTCAGAAAAGTGGCAGTAAACATTCCGCTTCTTGATGTTATTAAGCAGGTTCCAAAGTATGCAAAATTTCTAAAAGACTTGTGCACAAGTAAGAAAAGGTTGAAGGGCAATGAGAGAGTAAATTTGGGACGAAACATTTCAGTCCTTATCCAGCCTAAACATTCACCTGAAAAAGCTACTGTTTCATCCCTCAATCAGGCCATACCCCAAAAGTGCAAGGACCCAGGAACTTTTGCTATTCCATGTACCGTTGAGGATAGTAAATTCGAcaattgcatgcttgatttgggagcaggcattaatgttatgcctacttctgtttATAATAACCTTGATCTTGGTCCTTTATAACATACAGGTTTAATCATTCAACTAGAGAACAGAAGTAATGCTCGCCCTATTGGAGTAGTGGAAGATGTgcttgttcaagttaatgacttgatATTTCCTGCAGATTTCTACATTCTGGACATGTATGGAGAAACAAATTCAAGCAGACCGCCtatcattttaggcagaccgttcatgaaaacggcgaaaacaaaaattgatgtcgacgatggaaccatgtccatggaatttggtgacactgtcgcaaaatttaacattttcgatgccatgaaacatcccttagagaagcattctgtttttcatattGACTTGATCTTTGAGTTGGTTGATGACACCTTTTCTGAAttgttttcacttgattttccatctctatctgggttgatgatgtttattcatgtgatgattgtactgacactaacctttgtgttatttgtgctgagattgatgaTGTCTTGCAGAGTGATACTATAAACAAAGTTGTTTATGTggctgaagctcttgacattctGACTGCCtcaaacataccatccattgaacaaccgcattctttagagcctaaaccacttcccgaGGATTCATATGATTTAacaaagcttcaacttaagcagaaatataagaagggaattggatggaccttggctgacactcgtgatattagctcatccatatgtatgcataggatctcacttaaagatgaaacaaaagtagtgagaCATCCCCGTAATCCTTTAATTCTTGATattgtgaaaaaggagatcactttcacgtgcccattcaacacttttacttatcgaagatacttttttgatcctggaatacaaggcaaatgcactaatatcaatggacactacccaaagctactccatgagaacccgactttggaagaagagactgtagaagagctctctttggAAAAGGCTGCTTATGCGATCATTTATCCGTCTTGACTCCTCaggtgtgttctttcctttctctcactcttattttatatttatgctttttcattgaggacaatgtatgttttaagtgtgaGGGAGAtaaccatttatttgttttgttttctttgttttttttctctgttttggtttttgtttgctttcttaaaaaaaatgcatgtttttttctttggttttttgagttacaattatgagtatttttcttagttctcttgactaaagtcttgtggtgtgatatgaaaaatttgttgtgcatttttagtatgatagaaatgactaaactctaaattgtacatcatttgtggtagatcaattaaccttgtaagattttgagccttatatggataacatacaaaaatccatctctttctttcttgtgtggTTCGCTCATGTCTGTTAatctctagaacttgaattgactcttgttgatgcTATTGTTTACgtgtgcacactgatatgataaaggcagttttgttttttgttttttaaccagttagccaaaaagccaaccctgaaataatatcatcccttgtttgaaacccccttgagcctattatccttttttttgtttaaaactcattacaaaccgagaagtgaaaaacaatgttatatCATCCTATTCAAAtggttgaaagagtcttgtttggagttgtgtggggttgaataattatgtttgcaatatttcagaagttggtagaaaaaaaaaagaaaaatataaaaagaaaatagaaacgaaaaaaaaaatgaatgaaaaaaaatagaaggatgtatacatgtcaatacatactccttatgaaaaagaaaaaaagaagaagaaaaaagagaaaagagaaaaaaaaaatatgaaaacAGTTAATATAGAgttgttgaagtgaatgaaatattttctaaattcaactcccgcagtttctttcaagtctttttcgtctctttgaattttagcctagtaccccttaggatttatctcacccttaccttggccacgttacaaccaaataaaagttcttttgatctttgtgtgcatgtatttcaaaTATGGATGTTAGAGTCctttcaagcttatggtagtactaactttcacgttgtgctttgagtgtaaacagttaacctaaacacttgagagttgagtgaaatttatcctgtgaggatcttaTTACTTTTGGATGTACTATTTGGTAATCTGTTTTTCTATCTTCTTTGAATGTCACAAGAAGTTGCtcactaacaccatattcttgaagcttagacttagaattctGCTTGTACCTTATATCTTGATAAACTTTggaattgcatgttttgtttgttcttgtatttttctttctgttttgagttttaaatttataattttgctcggagtgcaaaagttcaagtgtgggagaatttgatcagtgcattttgatgcacattcttctataattatACTTAGGCATTTATCTAgtttattttacttattttaatattttattatgtttttagatttaagttcatgtttgcctttaatctattttcgtttgttattttcagttttagcggttatttgatacctgtccactgttcggatcataacttgagctacgggATGCCGTTTTGCAAGTTCTGACATatgttggaaagctaagagaaagagctacaacttttatgttgaagccAAAGTCTGATTCGGAGTGAAGATgtctcaaataattcgttgaagtattgtactttaggaaatattttcttttgggccatttgttgggcggaatttaggttttccggcccaatttgaattattagtgaaacctttattctgtttaaaagggaAGCCGCGGTACTGTAGAAATTACACATTATTCACGATAACTTTTTACTTTTGTacgatcatgaagaggaactaatctcctagagtcaatcTGATGTAACtgaatttccaaggctttgaggtttttattctatcaatttaattttattctctttcaattctattctatgaaatttcatttgcttaatctgtattttgtggaatggttttgattaaattcgtatgattgcattcctaactattaatcgccattttcgtcgctttgtcgttaaattgcgtttgtaaatcgtgtttgcttaattcacgattgtatttatccgtttgcttaattcggaatataggaatataaattTGTCATATATCTAGTGCActtgtcaatcgaatttgaatcgaatagagattgaaaccgcttagggaattggtaggtaaaaaccaatgaTTACCCGGAAATCAAAAatagtagattgacttattttataatcgcttattttaatcacattttttactttgttttctaaatcgaccactaaaacataaaccccccttaaatcgatttcattaggttaagaataatacaagaatccttgtgatacgatactcgaggtgtcgcttcccgtttactatattttattactcgtttttgatccgtgtgcgacagcggatcagtGATGAATTGTTAAAAtttaaaattacaaaataaaatattaaaaaaacaataaaaagTCGTTGATAACCAAATTAAAGAATTAAGTCTTCCAAACTAATAATCAGAATCGAAAGTAATATATTTCAAttttaatcatcaataaaattaaatAACATAAGTGTTTGTTTTTCTCTAAGAAATACAACTATTTTGCTCTTTTTAAATAATCTAAATCACATAGCCAAATAGTATTAAAAGACAAccgattttttttgaaaaaccACTTAGCCCACCAAACTGCAATAAGTGATCTAATAATTTTTCTTGAGTTTTCGCTGAGAAACATAACCAATTCGAAATAATAGGTCACCATCTACTAAAAAATCACATTTTACAAATAAATGATCTTGTCTTCATCCAAGCCACAATTCGACACACATCTTTGTTCGTTCGTAGCAAGAATTTGTCGCATAGCCAAATTATTATTTGTCAAAATTCGATTCAGTAACAACCGCCAGACAAATATAGAAATATTAAGCGGCACAATCTTCAATCACAAAATTTGAGAATTAGCCTGGTGGTTAATGTTGTCGACTTCAGTCAGATTTTTATAAGCATTGTTGATTGTGTAGCAAAGATAGGGATGTAAATTTCATACACAACGGTTTTCTACTTCCACATGCAAAACAATTGAGGTTAACCACTCAAAACACTCTCCCTCTAACTCCTCCTCTCACACAAACAACCTCATACGCCACTTCCATGCCTCACCATTCTCGCCCACCCTAACTCATTTATTTTTGTTACAAAATCGTCACCTTATTCTCCTCCAATTCAAGCAACCTATTAAATCTAACCTTCAAAAAAATACCATCAAGCTTGGGATCTTTCTAAAATAGAGTAGAAGACACATCTCTTATCTCTCAACCAATGTTTTCAAGTTCTCGTAGTTGTATACATGTCGTAATTTGAAGAATTATCCATTGTTGATAGTTGATAGTGTACCTAGTATATAAGTGAATTTCGACTCTGTTGCAAGGGATCGCAATTTATTTTATTCTCTTTAGAAATCTACATCTGAACCACTGAGATAACAAGTTTGTGAGAAATGTATGAACTTGCATTCCATTTTCAATTCAAACATTTCAATTGCTTTATAGTTGTTTACTTATTTACTTACTTTTGTTAACCTAAACACTTTTACTCTGTTTATTTTGTTATTTACATTAGAAATTCTTTCAACATAATTATATTTTCTCGAAATGTTTTACACAAAGTGA from Lathyrus oleraceus cultivar Zhongwan6 chromosome 7, CAAS_Psat_ZW6_1.0, whole genome shotgun sequence encodes the following:
- the LOC127101939 gene encoding uncharacterized protein LOC127101939, giving the protein MNYNGLCIEYADVTIPFELKSGLIHLLPRFSGLACEDPYKHLKEFQGAAKDWLYYLESNSITTWNDLKRVFLERYFPASRVASIRKEICRIRQGNESLAEYWERFKQLVSNCPQHQITEQLLIQYFYEGLLPMDRNILDVASGGALVDKTLVTAKALIENMSLNSQQFTTINNSMVQTKGVNDIPVSSSNKALETRIEELTSLVKQMAVSKPQTAKLYGICTSTEHPTDTCPILQDDSVTQLPQAYATNFFNQSNNQRGYNIPDLSTNKYHPNWRNHPNIGYGNQQPTQQQLVIPLPKPQTTPQVSTYAPSGPSLEDLVKQMVVNNLQFQQRTDSKIEPSVVVETKKEKEKEYVPPVPFPHRILKNKRTGDGDKEREILDVFRKVAVNIPLLDVIKQVPKYAKFLKDLCTSKKRLKGNERVNLGRNISVLIQPKHSPEKATVSSLNQAIPQKCKDPGTFAIPCTVEDSLIIQLENRSNARPIGVVEDVLVQVNDLIFPADFYILDINWMSAKLLNLKSNGYATKFGFVLLQDYQ